GACATCGTGTTCGTGGACCTGCCGCGCGTGGGCACTGCGGTCGAGGCAGGGAAGCCCTGTGGTTCGGTCGAGTCGGTGAAGGCGGTCTCGGAAATTTTCTCGCCGGTAACGGGCGAAGTTACGGAAGTGAACGCGACGCTCGCCGATCATCCGGAGATCGTTAATCAGGACCCGCACGTTAAGGGTTGGATGATTAAAGTTGCTCTCGCTGCGGGCGGCGTGCCGTCTGAGTTGATGACCGTCGA
This sequence is a window from Acidobacteriota bacterium. Protein-coding genes within it:
- the gcvH gene encoding glycine cleavage system protein GcvH; its protein translation is MSQSNYPAQFRYSTEHEWVDAPGPTAATVGITDHAQHALGDIVFVDLPRVGTAVEAGKPCGSVESVKAVSEIFSPVTGEVTEVNATLADHPEIVNQDPHVKGWMIKVALAAGGVPSELMTVEQYQELLKREGS